The Zygotorulaspora mrakii chromosome 6, complete sequence genome includes the window TAAATCGAAAGAGCTTCAAAATGGTATTAGTTTAGAgtacttgaaaaaaactctCAAGGATAAAATGTCCACGCGATAtctcaaaaatattgatacTATTTACGAGGATTTGATAGTACTTATCGGAGGTTTTGATCTTCTTTTACTCTCTTCCGACAAAGGTAGCAAATGCATTGACATCAAAACCATAAGTCTAAAGACCTTAAAGGCAAAGGATCATGCATACTTAGAGTTTGCCTTTAGTTTTGTCAcagatattttgaagatcgTTAGAGAATCCtgggaaaaaaatatagaaaaGTATCAATACTTAGCAATGGTTAGAGTTGTTGAATGTTGGTTGAAATCTAACCGCGCTGTTTTACAATACTCTCATCGTAATGAATCTTTTTGTCGCGCTTTGGCTGAACTATTGAACGATATATTGAGAAGTCAAAAAGTTCATTTAGATTCACTAATGCATAGACCGAAAAGGTCTTACTACATGGAAGAGGACGTTGACTTGAAAGAAATGTCGACAATAAAGTATGCATTGAGTGATTTCAACGATGACCATATTTTCTCCATGGGTGATTGCACGGATAGATCAGCCGGCTTTCCACCTCCTGGCGAAAAGTTGGATGCACAAGCTCAGTCCATTTTGAGATTACAGGCAATATTTGTCTCAGGAAAGAAGTTTCTTGCGAAAAATAGCTGTGGTGTCGAGTGGAGTAATGAGGATATGGTATTCAAATTCCCAACCAGAGTGAAGCAAGTCAAGAGGTTAAAGCCAGATTCTTGGGCATCAGTgctatcaaaaaaagaacctGATTCTGTTACTATAGCTGAACAGAAATCTGAACATGATTACATGATCGCacaattgaaacaaaatgTCGAACGAGGTGGAACAGACGTCGAGGTGCTTTCTCAAGGGGTATATAGTGGATCTTCTGCCCCAATGCCACCCACTACTTTTACAATCAAACCTAGCTCTAAGTTAACTGCAGATATATCGAAGTCATCCATATTGAATGCTGCGATAGACGtaattgaagaaaatagtTTATCTTCCACAGATTTAGCAAAGGATGCAGCAACAATCGAGCAGAAGCTTCAAATTCCTAACTCTCCTGATGTTAATGATAGGCAAGAAATACTTGAGTCAGCCGAACATAAAGCAGCTTACAACGAAAAATCTGAGCATTTCAAAAGTATATTCAACTCAGGTGCCTTTGATACAGTAAAAGCATCCGGGTTTCAAGAACAGACTACCCTTCCATCGATTGCACATCCGAGTGCAGCTCACAATATAGGTTTCAATCCAGCAATGGCGACAACGGAGCAAGGTGTACAAACACATTCAGCTCAAATGTGGCACCCAGGATATGGAATGTCTCCGATGATGAATGTTCCATTAGTTCAAACTCATCACTTTGCAAATGACTCGTCAATTCATGGATGGATAAGTCAGTACCCTCAGCAAGTATTTAACCCACAGGTGCAGCAACACCAGCAGCAACACCAGCAGTATCCACAACAGCCATATTTCCTGGATTATCATTCAGCAAGTATCCATAGGAACCAGAACAATGTGCATGAAAGTTCAGTAAACAAGTCTCATCCTATATGACTAAATTATCACATTCAGTTCTCGATTATATGCTCGAATAGATATTTGTTTTATATAATAGTACACTTTATGACATAAGAGAGCTGATACTTCGTTTTTCGTTATCCTATCAACGAAATGGTTTCTTTCTCATAGCATTGCGCTTTGCctcttttgttttctttttaatTTCCTCCAATTTAAGCTGTTTCTTCGCAGGGTCTAATATGAAATCCGGTTTTGCACTACCATAATTACATTCTAAATTCAGTCTCTCACAATTGAAACAATGTGGCCTTTCTTCTgtacattttttctttcttaaACGGCATATCCAACACCCTGTCCTTGAACGCGATCccattgaatttttcttattGCACCCTTGACTTTCTGTTTTTGCGGtatattcttcatcttcttcttcttctttggaaTCCTCATCATCTCTTCCAGTGTCAGAGTGAAAGTTGTCATCTTTAGACTCCTTTGCCTTATTGGTTCTATTTCTGGGTCTTCTCCGCCGATTAGGGCTTTCCAGTAATTTGCGCGTAGTTACTCTTTTCCCATTTTTATTCCATGTCACTTCTTTAGTtacatcttcttctttgatacTTGTTTTTAATTTCTGTCTTTTGATTACATTAGATGAATTTGTGACATcattgatatatttgatatctcctttttgattttttttagtGTTTGTAAGACcagctttttcttcatcattttccaattctattcctttttcattacCATATTCCTCGTCATCATCCTCgtcatcattatcatcaagaATAGCACTCTCATCAGTGTCTTCAAGTGGGCTTTCTCTTTGATGTACTCGTATGACTGGTCTaggaaaattcttcacggacgaaaaagaagaagagccCGGTCGACTTGAACTAGTAGTGTTACTACTATTGTAGGTAGCTTTACTATTTGTGTTATTGTTAGGTGAGAACATTTGAGACCGATCTGAAAATCGCAAAGGGGTTGACCTCATGTTAGATAGtacagcagcagcagttGCCGTTCCAATGT containing:
- a CDS encoding EST1 family protein (similar to Saccharomyces cerevisiae EBS1 (YDR206W) and EST1 (YLR233C); ancestral locus Anc_8.415); translation: MTVTPSDAEKNVWDTISELHNQLNATIQSKQIIEDYALLSGFLTFVDSKLSRMISESLQMQQAIYEDTVDREVSHSHVIRIDNESVPLILRLYWEKICHPIFKWFQAWRAALLSKDSKEQRKHVEFRKMNSKLTKFFKSVHKFYYRIIDDLLSKYDTSAVIAAEIIKQLCAGVEKEGEKKIVLDAKSNFTILIVVSLHSCLLNLGSAHRYKSIAEKFSNHYVFQDFKKSMRYLDLACLILPSIGEAHLQKGLIYVQIERLGAAMYEFIRSSLARIPNNAAQANFATIIAEKDSRLRKRLDILLKDINAQDLNSSRIVNREIIEYYFLAIFGSYFAPQCWLNSAKSKELQNGISLEYLKKTLKDKMSTRYLKNIDTIYEDLIVLIGGFDLLLLSSDKGSKCIDIKTISLKTLKAKDHAYLEFAFSFVTDILKIVRESWEKNIEKYQYLAMVRVVECWLKSNRAVLQYSHRNESFCRALAELLNDILRSQKVHLDSLMHRPKRSYYMEEDVDLKEMSTIKYALSDFNDDHIFSMGDCTDRSAGFPPPGEKLDAQAQSILRLQAIFVSGKKFLAKNSCGVEWSNEDMVFKFPTRVKQVKRLKPDSWASVLSKKEPDSVTIAEQKSEHDYMIAQLKQNVERGGTDVEVLSQGVYSGSSAPMPPTTFTIKPSSKLTADISKSSILNAAIDVIEENSLSSTDLAKDAATIEQKLQIPNSPDVNDRQEILESAEHKAAYNEKSEHFKSIFNSGAFDTVKASGFQEQTTLPSIAHPSAAHNIGFNPAMATTEQGVQTHSAQMWHPGYGMSPMMNVPLVQTHHFANDSSIHGWISQYPQQVFNPQVQQHQQQHQQYPQQPYFLDYHSASIHRNQNNVHESSVNKSHPI